The following coding sequences are from one Rubinisphaera margarita window:
- a CDS encoding endo-1,4-beta-xylanase — MGLMRFDLGSADLLPYRSRFEQAFLSSYDGTVFPTRVEVHGTVLHCIRQKSDSGKLNISWPISGFGMPILRTCSLIEREAPYVLAVELARGQLCELKDQAASWEHAGMLVPEQYETLYRDAYRDFVLATFEQHDPDNATRIANVALAKICHAENVLGKAYVAQRLQVRRQRFAHPPALLGCDLGEVPVEKLPDDFAERFGAAMISLDWRSVESEEGTYNWDLFDEQVEWGQKNKLMLVGGPLLDFQENGLPNWVANWKHDILNLQSFLSDYVETVVTRYTGKIRTWEVTARVNTGGLFGYTEDNLLALTGRMIDVARQVDGDSRVFIRIDRPWGDYQARGKHRLTPWHVVDALLRSGMGLAGINLELAIGYEPGRNDARRLLRFSRLIDSWGSFGVPLHVTVACPSRADKDPQAGLEIKVDDLQDGKPWSQEHQAEWFSDFVSLLMAKQPVVGIFWPHLNDAYPHRFPHAGLFNADGEPKIAWDRLKEHRRPE, encoded by the coding sequence ATGGGTTTGATGCGGTTCGATCTCGGTTCGGCCGACCTGTTGCCGTATCGCTCCCGATTCGAGCAGGCGTTTCTGTCGAGCTACGACGGAACCGTGTTTCCCACGCGGGTGGAAGTGCACGGCACCGTTCTACACTGCATCCGTCAGAAGTCCGATTCCGGCAAGCTGAACATCTCCTGGCCGATCTCCGGCTTCGGCATGCCGATTTTGCGAACCTGCTCTCTGATCGAACGCGAAGCCCCGTATGTCCTGGCCGTGGAACTGGCCCGGGGGCAGCTCTGCGAACTCAAGGATCAGGCCGCTTCCTGGGAACATGCCGGGATGCTGGTGCCCGAGCAGTACGAAACCCTGTATCGCGATGCCTACCGGGATTTCGTCCTGGCGACGTTCGAGCAGCACGATCCCGACAATGCGACCCGCATCGCCAATGTCGCGCTGGCCAAAATTTGCCATGCCGAGAATGTGCTGGGAAAAGCCTACGTGGCTCAGCGGCTGCAGGTCCGTCGGCAGCGGTTCGCCCATCCGCCGGCCTTGCTCGGCTGCGATCTGGGCGAAGTTCCCGTGGAGAAACTTCCCGACGATTTCGCCGAACGCTTTGGCGCAGCGATGATCTCGCTCGACTGGCGATCGGTCGAATCCGAAGAAGGAACCTACAACTGGGATCTGTTTGATGAGCAGGTCGAGTGGGGACAGAAGAATAAACTGATGCTCGTCGGAGGTCCGCTCCTCGATTTTCAGGAGAACGGACTTCCCAACTGGGTCGCCAACTGGAAGCACGATATTCTCAACCTGCAGAGCTTCCTCAGCGATTATGTCGAAACCGTGGTGACGCGATACACCGGAAAAATCCGCACGTGGGAAGTGACCGCAAGAGTCAACACCGGTGGACTGTTTGGTTACACCGAAGACAATCTCCTGGCTCTGACGGGACGCATGATCGATGTCGCCCGGCAGGTCGATGGCGACTCTCGCGTCTTTATCCGAATCGACCGTCCCTGGGGCGATTATCAGGCCCGGGGCAAGCATCGGCTCACCCCCTGGCATGTGGTCGATGCCCTGTTGCGATCAGGAATGGGGTTGGCGGGAATCAATCTTGAGTTGGCGATCGGCTACGAACCCGGCCGCAACGATGCCCGACGTCTGCTGCGTTTTTCCCGGCTCATCGACAGCTGGGGAAGCTTCGGCGTCCCGTTGCATGTGACTGTGGCATGCCCGTCGCGAGCGGACAAGGATCCGCAGGCAGGACTTGAAATCAAGGTCGATGATCTGCAGGATGGAAAGCCCTGGTCGCAGGAGCATCAGGCGGAGTGGTTCAGTGATTTCGTGTCGCTGCTGATGGCCAAGCAACCGGTCGTCGGGATCTTCTGGCCACACCTCAACGATGCCTACCCCCATCGCTTTCCTCATGCCGGACTGTTCAACGCCGATGGGGAACCCAAAATCGCCTGGGATCGCCTGAAAGAGCATCGGCGTCCCGAGTAA
- a CDS encoding VWA domain-containing protein yields MIELYYPELLLIGIPLAFVFWKFARMGRATAWIRGVMVLLLVLAVAGPLYNLGGEGVDVIVVADRSRSMSEDSQRNLEELINNLDRNRGRGDRVGLVTFGSSAQMERLPSETALFSEYSRTVNIDGSDLHAAIQTAVNISDNKRPTRILLLSDGEANGLDPNSAARQAREAGVPVDYRLFDRLRVGDVAVESLSLPEQVSPREPFQFSVYVQADRMTEGKLVIRRDGEIIASSDREFSLGRNRILFRDLVDRPGFSRYEAELVIPNDPVAENNRGEGGLRVDAGPRLLVLNADGQAGNLVQALRAGRIDVDVAAVGSFELSQDALDGYRAVIVENVPAGLFGRQNMELLAQYVEDLGGGLMLTGGQRSFGVGGYFNSPLDEILPVSMEMREEHRKNRLALAIALDRSGSMTAPVAGGKTKMDLANLGTAECIRLLSPGDSVAVIAVDSSPHDIVNLTPVTNPEALASQVLGIQSMGGGIFVYEALVAAGDELVKADQSTKHIILFSDANDSEEPGDFRNLLKSYEAAGITVSVIGLGKPTDVDSKLLEEIATLGSGNIMFTEDAAELPRLFTEDTMSVARSSFVEADSETQPQGIPGQQLTDSRLIGDWGSSAFPNVEGYNLSYLKPDATMGVVSGDEYQAPFSAFWYRGIGRVAAITLEVDGKFSGGLGNWEGYNDFLITHARWLLGTESPDDVYLNIERDGQDAIATVELDPNRPNRGGNEVPELIVVPPGEERTEILSPEFTWIGPDTLQARFRMETMGTYRTLIKASDREFQRGPALSLPYSPEFAPRVGLPEGREVLAEIARLTGGEQRTEILSVFADPPRSPKKVSLVPHLLVATLILLLMEIAGRRLSLWGDLFVRKSATKKDVESPQTAASPRTKLFRPSKPKAEKKSAPAPAKPAARPKEESAPPTQPPKVDVFAAAKNRAQRRNQ; encoded by the coding sequence ATGATTGAGCTTTATTATCCGGAACTGCTGCTGATCGGGATTCCACTCGCGTTCGTGTTCTGGAAGTTCGCCCGGATGGGGCGGGCGACAGCGTGGATTCGCGGCGTGATGGTGCTCCTGCTCGTCCTGGCGGTCGCCGGGCCGCTTTATAATCTCGGCGGCGAGGGGGTCGATGTCATCGTTGTGGCCGACCGGTCGCGATCGATGTCGGAAGACTCGCAGCGGAACCTCGAAGAGCTGATCAACAATCTCGATCGCAACCGCGGTCGGGGGGATCGGGTCGGGCTCGTCACATTCGGCTCCTCGGCTCAAATGGAGCGGCTCCCTTCCGAGACGGCTCTCTTCTCGGAATACTCGCGGACGGTCAATATCGATGGCAGCGATCTGCATGCCGCGATTCAGACAGCGGTCAACATCAGCGACAACAAACGGCCGACGCGGATTCTGCTGCTCTCCGATGGCGAAGCGAACGGGCTCGATCCGAACTCGGCGGCCCGGCAGGCGCGGGAGGCGGGCGTGCCGGTCGATTACCGATTGTTCGATCGACTGCGGGTTGGCGATGTCGCTGTAGAATCGCTCAGTCTCCCGGAACAGGTCTCGCCCCGCGAACCGTTTCAGTTTTCGGTTTATGTGCAGGCCGATCGGATGACCGAGGGAAAGCTGGTCATCCGTCGCGATGGGGAGATCATCGCCAGCAGCGATCGCGAATTTTCACTGGGGCGGAACCGCATTCTGTTTCGCGATCTGGTCGATCGCCCGGGCTTCTCGCGGTATGAAGCCGAGCTGGTGATTCCGAATGATCCCGTGGCTGAGAACAATCGCGGCGAAGGCGGACTGCGGGTCGATGCCGGGCCGCGACTGCTCGTGCTGAATGCCGATGGGCAGGCCGGGAATCTCGTGCAGGCATTGCGGGCCGGGCGGATTGATGTCGATGTCGCCGCGGTCGGCTCGTTCGAACTCTCTCAGGATGCGCTCGATGGCTATCGGGCGGTGATCGTCGAGAACGTTCCGGCTGGTCTGTTCGGGCGGCAGAACATGGAACTGCTGGCTCAGTACGTCGAAGATCTTGGTGGCGGGTTGATGCTGACCGGCGGTCAGCGGAGCTTCGGCGTCGGCGGTTACTTCAACAGTCCGCTCGATGAGATTCTGCCCGTCTCGATGGAGATGCGGGAAGAGCATCGGAAGAATCGACTCGCCCTCGCGATTGCTCTCGATCGTTCCGGCTCGATGACCGCTCCCGTGGCGGGCGGCAAGACGAAGATGGACCTCGCCAACTTGGGCACGGCGGAGTGTATTCGGCTGCTCTCTCCCGGGGACAGCGTTGCCGTGATCGCCGTCGACAGTTCGCCGCACGATATTGTGAACCTCACCCCGGTTACGAATCCGGAGGCTCTCGCCAGTCAGGTGCTCGGCATTCAGAGTATGGGAGGCGGGATCTTCGTCTACGAGGCTCTCGTCGCCGCCGGCGATGAACTGGTGAAAGCGGACCAGTCGACCAAGCACATCATTCTCTTTTCCGATGCCAACGACAGCGAGGAACCGGGCGACTTCCGGAATCTGCTGAAGAGCTACGAAGCTGCCGGGATTACCGTGAGCGTGATCGGCCTCGGCAAACCGACCGATGTCGATTCCAAATTGCTTGAAGAAATTGCCACGCTGGGCAGCGGCAACATCATGTTTACCGAAGACGCCGCCGAATTGCCGCGGCTGTTCACGGAAGACACGATGAGCGTCGCCCGCAGCAGTTTCGTGGAAGCCGATTCTGAAACGCAGCCGCAGGGCATTCCGGGACAACAGCTGACCGACTCCCGGCTCATCGGCGACTGGGGCAGCTCGGCGTTTCCGAATGTGGAAGGTTACAACCTGAGTTACCTCAAGCCGGATGCCACGATGGGCGTGGTGTCGGGGGACGAGTATCAGGCTCCCTTTTCCGCGTTCTGGTATCGCGGCATCGGGCGTGTCGCGGCGATTACGCTGGAAGTCGATGGCAAGTTCTCGGGTGGACTCGGCAACTGGGAAGGCTACAACGATTTCCTCATCACGCATGCACGCTGGCTGCTGGGGACCGAATCGCCGGATGATGTCTATCTCAACATTGAACGGGATGGACAGGATGCGATCGCCACGGTGGAGCTCGATCCGAATCGCCCGAACCGGGGCGGCAACGAAGTCCCCGAGTTGATTGTCGTGCCGCCGGGCGAAGAGCGGACCGAGATTCTTTCGCCGGAGTTCACCTGGATCGGCCCCGATACCCTGCAGGCCCGTTTCCGCATGGAAACGATGGGGACGTATCGAACGTTGATCAAAGCGAGTGACCGCGAGTTTCAGCGGGGGCCGGCCCTGTCGCTTCCCTATTCGCCGGAGTTCGCTCCTCGCGTCGGGTTGCCGGAAGGGCGGGAAGTGCTGGCCGAAATCGCCCGGCTGACGGGTGGTGAACAGCGAACGGAAATCCTGAGCGTCTTCGCCGATCCGCCGCGCAGTCCGAAGAAGGTCTCGCTGGTGCCGCATCTGCTGGTGGCAACGCTGATCCTGCTGCTCATGGAAATCGCCGGCCGCCGACTGTCGCTCTGGGGCGATCTGTTCGTGCGGAAGTCGGCGACGAAGAAGGATGTCGAGAGTCCGCAAACGGCTGCCAGTCCGCGAACAAAACTGTTCCGCCCGTCGAAGCCGAAAGCCGAGAAGAAGTCGGCTCCCGCTCCCGCGAAGCCAGCCGCCCGGCCGAAAGAAGAATCCGCCCCGCCGACGCAGCCCCCCAAGGTCGATGTCTTCGCCGCCGCCAAGAATCGCGCCCAGCGACGCAATCAGTAG
- a CDS encoding PQQ-binding-like beta-propeller repeat protein, translating to MNLSIPRLTLLLILSVQGLSCSAAEPKAAAAPNNEPRAGEDWPVFLGNSGIGISSETGLLKDWPAGGPPQLWEVEIGTGYSAPSVRGNFVVCHHRLRDQEIVQCFDVQTAKSLWTYESPSNFSDPYGYNNGPRCSPLLTEERCYTFGAEGRLLCLNLADGKLIWERETHKDFNVPDAFFGVGATPILEGDTLIVLVGGQPNAGVVAFDANNGKTLWQNTGRDTWAGSPTGWRGEETYEWTGEEMVVSYSSPIAATIHGKRHVFCLLRHGLVSLDPKTGKENFHYWFRSRDHESVNAARPVVIGNRVLITAAYRTGAALLEVNPDGTSFTEVWRDSENMLAHWSTPIPVGDYIYGFSGRHENGSTLRCLKIDTGEVVWETIGWEGPVTQFTPASSSSVRNTETNEIEPWPYYGRGSMILVEDQFIVLGERGTVALIDASPKGFREISRFKPDSMNYPCWAAPVLSRGRMFLRSENSLLCYDLKAPAKKDQP from the coding sequence ATGAATCTCTCAATCCCCCGCCTCACGCTCCTGCTGATTCTTTCAGTGCAGGGGCTTTCCTGCTCGGCTGCCGAACCGAAAGCAGCCGCCGCCCCGAATAACGAGCCTCGAGCGGGCGAAGACTGGCCGGTGTTTCTCGGCAATTCCGGGATCGGCATCTCGAGTGAGACCGGTCTGCTGAAAGACTGGCCGGCGGGAGGTCCACCGCAGTTGTGGGAGGTTGAGATCGGCACCGGTTACAGTGCTCCCTCGGTTCGAGGCAATTTCGTCGTCTGTCATCATCGCCTCCGCGATCAGGAAATCGTGCAGTGCTTCGATGTGCAGACGGCAAAGTCTCTGTGGACGTACGAATCGCCGTCGAACTTCTCCGATCCGTACGGCTACAACAACGGCCCCCGCTGCTCGCCTCTGCTCACGGAAGAACGCTGTTACACCTTCGGCGCGGAAGGCCGGCTGCTTTGTCTGAATCTGGCCGATGGCAAGCTGATCTGGGAACGAGAAACGCATAAGGACTTCAACGTTCCCGATGCCTTCTTCGGTGTCGGAGCCACGCCGATTCTGGAAGGGGATACGCTGATTGTTCTTGTCGGCGGCCAGCCAAACGCCGGCGTCGTGGCGTTCGACGCGAACAACGGAAAGACCCTCTGGCAGAACACGGGCCGCGATACCTGGGCGGGCTCGCCCACAGGCTGGCGGGGGGAAGAAACCTACGAATGGACCGGCGAGGAAATGGTCGTCAGTTACTCCTCTCCGATCGCGGCGACGATTCACGGCAAGCGGCATGTCTTCTGTCTGCTGCGTCACGGACTGGTTTCGCTCGATCCGAAAACCGGGAAGGAGAACTTTCACTACTGGTTCCGCTCGCGCGATCATGAATCGGTCAACGCGGCTCGTCCGGTCGTCATCGGAAATCGCGTGCTCATCACAGCCGCGTATCGCACGGGAGCCGCTCTGCTGGAGGTCAACCCGGATGGAACGAGCTTCACCGAAGTCTGGCGGGACAGCGAGAACATGCTGGCTCACTGGTCGACACCGATTCCGGTCGGCGACTATATCTATGGTTTCAGCGGACGTCACGAAAATGGTTCGACGTTACGCTGTCTGAAGATCGACACCGGCGAGGTCGTCTGGGAAACGATCGGCTGGGAAGGGCCGGTGACTCAGTTCACGCCGGCGTCCAGCAGCAGTGTGCGGAACACGGAAACGAATGAGATCGAACCGTGGCCCTATTATGGACGCGGTTCGATGATTCTCGTCGAAGATCAATTCATCGTCCTCGGCGAACGGGGCACGGTTGCTCTGATCGATGCGAGTCCAAAGGGCTTCCGCGAGATCAGTCGCTTCAAGCCGGACTCGATGAACTACCCCTGCTGGGCCGCCCCGGTGTTGAGTCGCGGCCGGATGTTTCTCCGCAGTGAGAACAGTCTGTTGTGTTACGATCTGAAAGCCCCTGCAAAGAAGGACCAGCCGTGA
- a CDS encoding tRNA-binding protein — MQEISWADFEKVELRVGTIIEVKEFPEARKPAYQVRVDFGGEIGIRQSSAQITALYQPDELVGRQIVGVVNFPPKQIGPFRSEFLITGFYREDGAVVLAVPDQQVPNGAKLS; from the coding sequence ATGCAGGAAATCAGCTGGGCCGATTTTGAGAAGGTCGAACTGAGAGTCGGCACCATCATCGAGGTGAAGGAGTTCCCCGAAGCCCGGAAGCCGGCTTATCAGGTGCGGGTCGATTTCGGCGGAGAGATCGGCATCCGCCAGTCGAGTGCTCAGATTACGGCGTTGTATCAGCCCGACGAGCTGGTCGGTCGGCAGATCGTGGGAGTCGTCAACTTCCCGCCCAAGCAGATCGGCCCGTTTCGTTCCGAGTTCCTGATCACCGGTTTCTACCGCGAAGACGGAGCGGTTGTGCTCGCCGTGCCGGATCAGCAGGTGCCCAACGGGGCGAAGCTTAGTTGA
- a CDS encoding DUF6655 family protein: MIRRFPAIRLRSLALLGLCLALTGCGKSVQQSGTEQLLTSNAVDRVVAEIDFTPLAYQKVYFDDRYIQDIKGVGFVNSNYIISSLRQQMIAAHCRLQDKADTADYVVEARVGALGNDHHEVSYGIPATNALSSASAVVPTAPPMPAIPEISFAKKEHQLGAAKIGVFAYDRQTKEPVWQAGVKSNRSRSRSSWLLGIGPVQTGTIYEGPMFAGVRIKRPVYDWVTGKSKETPAVAPPINYRNSHMFPLAQKLEDERKLRAIESQNGTLEWANHEEQTNQINNLVEQASQLKATDDSAPKEVAKPKK, encoded by the coding sequence ATGATCCGTCGCTTCCCCGCAATCCGACTCCGTTCGCTGGCACTGCTCGGTCTCTGCCTCGCGCTGACCGGTTGTGGAAAGAGTGTGCAGCAGAGCGGAACCGAACAGCTGCTGACCTCCAACGCCGTGGACCGCGTTGTCGCGGAAATCGATTTCACCCCCCTGGCCTACCAGAAGGTTTACTTCGACGACCGCTATATCCAGGACATCAAAGGGGTCGGCTTCGTCAATTCGAACTACATCATCAGTTCGCTCCGGCAGCAGATGATCGCCGCCCACTGTCGCCTTCAGGACAAAGCCGACACCGCCGATTACGTGGTCGAAGCCCGCGTCGGAGCGCTCGGCAACGACCATCACGAAGTCAGTTACGGGATTCCGGCAACAAACGCACTCAGTTCCGCCTCGGCCGTCGTGCCGACCGCCCCGCCGATGCCCGCGATTCCCGAGATTTCGTTCGCCAAAAAAGAACATCAGCTCGGAGCCGCGAAGATCGGCGTCTTTGCTTACGATCGCCAGACCAAGGAACCGGTCTGGCAGGCCGGCGTCAAATCGAACCGCAGCCGCTCGCGATCCTCATGGCTGCTCGGGATTGGCCCGGTTCAAACCGGAACAATCTACGAAGGGCCGATGTTTGCCGGCGTGCGAATCAAGCGACCGGTCTACGACTGGGTGACCGGCAAGTCTAAGGAAACCCCGGCGGTGGCGCCCCCGATCAACTATCGCAATTCGCACATGTTCCCGCTGGCCCAGAAGCTCGAAGACGAACGCAAGCTCCGCGCGATCGAGTCACAGAACGGAACACTCGAATGGGCCAACCACGAAGAACAGACGAACCAGATTAACAACCTGGTCGAACAGGCCTCTCAGCTGAAAGCCACCGACGACTCGGCTCCCAAAGAAGTCGCAAAGCCGAAGAAGTAG
- a CDS encoding GTPase, translating into MRQAELTQLEMISHIDRLIDRCDEWPGESSAWEPAQRARHFLQSVLPRVRTVRERLQLPLVVAMFGGTGTGKSSLVNALLGQEVVTAGRQRPTTTRPQILVHPDINFDLLQLPTDDCDIHRTNAPLLEDLVIVDCPDPDTSENEDATSNLERLRRFLPHSDVLIYTSTQQKYRSANVQDELREAASGCKLVFVQTHADRDVDIRDDWKKHLTGAYEIPDLFFVDSVKGLQEQLNGQPVSGELGRLQNFLLHQLTSSNRGRIRRDNVLDLLYATLSRATALLHEYQPTLQKLEAELVRNSRGIQEQMSRQLQEDLLGARQLWERRLVDAVVRRWGSSPFSWLLRLNHSLGTLLGSFGLMRARTTAHIALLGLTQGTRMWKQHQQEQDFSSMVSDLNDLAVSETEIEEKRLVLNGFARQAGFETRKLQRDVSEPNRPVGSAFQAEFLNDAQAEVDEAVERLGKKNSKSHVKLMYDLLFLVYPGFLLWRIGKNFFWDSFLFEEPILAADFYIPAGVFLLLWCGLFIMFFTRRLRRGLKQEVRNLVTRLIDRRLHHDMFPVLQRECQQAQAHTIELAELEEECSALRAEQPQTMSLGAPRPAEVEAR; encoded by the coding sequence ATGCGACAAGCCGAGCTGACACAACTGGAGATGATTTCGCATATCGATCGGCTGATCGACCGGTGTGACGAATGGCCGGGGGAGTCCTCGGCGTGGGAGCCGGCTCAGCGGGCGCGGCATTTTCTGCAGAGTGTCCTGCCCCGGGTTCGCACGGTTCGCGAGCGGTTGCAGTTGCCGCTGGTGGTGGCGATGTTCGGCGGCACCGGGACCGGGAAAAGTTCGCTGGTCAACGCGCTGCTGGGGCAGGAAGTGGTTACGGCGGGACGTCAGCGGCCGACGACCACCCGGCCGCAGATTCTGGTGCATCCCGACATCAATTTCGATCTGCTCCAGCTGCCGACCGATGACTGTGATATCCATCGTACGAATGCTCCGCTGCTTGAGGATCTGGTCATTGTCGACTGTCCCGATCCGGATACCTCCGAGAATGAAGACGCGACCAGCAACCTGGAACGTCTTCGGCGGTTCCTGCCGCATTCAGATGTGCTGATCTACACATCGACTCAGCAGAAGTATCGGTCGGCGAATGTGCAGGATGAACTTCGGGAAGCGGCTTCGGGCTGCAAGCTGGTTTTTGTGCAGACGCATGCCGACCGCGATGTCGATATCCGCGACGACTGGAAGAAGCATCTCACCGGGGCTTATGAGATTCCCGATTTGTTCTTTGTCGATTCGGTGAAAGGGCTGCAGGAACAGCTCAACGGGCAGCCGGTGAGCGGCGAGCTCGGGCGACTGCAGAACTTTCTGCTGCATCAGCTCACGTCGTCGAATCGCGGTCGCATCCGCCGCGACAACGTGCTCGATCTGCTGTATGCGACGCTCTCCCGGGCGACCGCGTTGCTGCACGAATATCAGCCGACGCTGCAGAAGCTGGAAGCCGAACTGGTCAGGAACTCGCGGGGGATTCAGGAGCAGATGTCGCGGCAACTGCAGGAAGATCTGCTGGGAGCCCGCCAGTTGTGGGAACGGCGGCTTGTCGATGCCGTGGTCCGTCGCTGGGGGAGCAGTCCCTTTTCGTGGCTGCTGCGACTCAACCACAGTCTGGGCACGCTGCTCGGGTCGTTCGGTCTGATGCGGGCCCGCACGACGGCTCACATCGCGCTGCTCGGGTTGACGCAGGGGACCCGGATGTGGAAGCAGCATCAGCAGGAGCAGGACTTCTCGTCGATGGTCTCCGATCTCAACGATCTTGCGGTGAGCGAAACCGAGATCGAAGAAAAGCGACTCGTGTTGAACGGATTCGCCCGGCAGGCCGGTTTTGAAACCCGCAAGCTGCAGAGGGATGTCAGTGAACCGAACCGCCCGGTCGGCAGTGCGTTCCAGGCCGAGTTCCTGAACGACGCTCAAGCCGAGGTCGATGAAGCGGTGGAACGTCTCGGAAAGAAGAACTCGAAGTCGCATGTGAAGCTGATGTACGACCTGCTGTTTCTGGTCTACCCCGGCTTCCTGCTCTGGCGCATCGGAAAGAACTTCTTCTGGGATTCGTTTCTCTTTGAGGAGCCGATTCTGGCGGCTGATTTTTACATCCCCGCCGGCGTGTTTCTGCTGCTCTGGTGCGGCCTGTTCATCATGTTCTTTACCCGGCGCTTACGCCGAGGGCTGAAGCAGGAAGTGCGGAATCTCGTTACGCGGCTGATCGACCGGCGGCTGCATCACGACATGTTCCCGGTCCTGCAGCGGGAATGTCAGCAGGCTCAGGCCCATACGATCGAGCTGGCCGAGCTGGAAGAAGAATGCAGTGCACTGCGAGCCGAGCAGCCTCAAACGATGTCGCTGGGAGCCCCGCGGCCAGCCGAGGTGGAAGCCCGATAG
- a CDS encoding phosphoribosylaminoimidazolesuccinocarboxamide synthase, whose translation MTCVLETEIPGVPKHQGKVRDVYDFGERLLIVATDRISAFDWILPTGVPEKGKILTQLSLFWFDLLGVPHHLLSSDPRDLPLPDGTDVQPLLGRSMVVKKTQVIPIECVVRGYLAGSGWVDYQKNLPVSGVKLPEGLVESNRLPEPIFTPSTKAVEGHDMPIAYEAVRDQIGAGVAEAIRDLSHEIYSKAADYALGKGLILADTKFEFGFEGGQPAPESIILIDEVLTPDSSRYWPADDYEPGRTQVSFDKQYVRNWLLQTDWDRNSPPPELPDDVVANTRSKYVEAYERLTGRKFD comes from the coding sequence ATGACTTGCGTGCTTGAAACCGAGATTCCGGGCGTCCCGAAACACCAGGGAAAGGTCCGGGATGTGTACGATTTTGGGGAACGCCTGCTGATCGTGGCAACCGACCGGATCAGTGCCTTCGACTGGATCCTGCCGACCGGCGTGCCAGAAAAAGGAAAAATCCTGACGCAGCTCAGCCTGTTCTGGTTCGATCTGCTCGGCGTGCCTCATCATCTGCTCTCGTCGGATCCTCGCGACCTGCCGCTCCCCGACGGAACCGATGTCCAACCGCTGCTCGGGCGGAGCATGGTCGTCAAGAAAACCCAGGTGATTCCGATTGAATGCGTCGTTCGCGGCTATCTGGCCGGTTCCGGCTGGGTCGATTATCAGAAGAATCTGCCCGTCAGCGGTGTGAAACTTCCAGAGGGTCTGGTCGAAAGCAACCGCCTCCCCGAGCCGATTTTCACCCCGTCCACCAAAGCCGTGGAAGGGCATGATATGCCGATTGCTTACGAAGCCGTCCGCGATCAGATCGGTGCAGGCGTAGCCGAAGCGATCCGGGACCTCAGTCACGAGATCTATTCCAAAGCCGCCGATTACGCCCTCGGTAAAGGACTGATTCTGGCCGATACGAAGTTCGAGTTCGGCTTCGAAGGGGGCCAGCCGGCACCGGAGTCGATCATTCTCATCGACGAAGTGCTCACCCCCGACAGTTCCCGCTACTGGCCAGCCGACGACTACGAGCCCGGACGGACTCAAGTGTCGTTCGACAAGCAGTACGTCCGCAACTGGCTGCTTCAAACCGACTGGGACCGCAATTCCCCACCGCCGGAACTCCCGGACGACGTGGTCGCCAATACTCGCAGCAAGTACGTCGAAGCCTATGAACGCCTGACAGGCCGTAAATTCGACTAG
- a CDS encoding 3'-5' exoribonuclease YhaM family protein yields MNRSLFGGGAEESETAEALVKLSDIAAGKKGECFALLCDRQRAETRDGKPYYRCQFRDLKRTATAMIWSDSSWFEVCDESWAPGQFFRLRVRYTENQYGPQIEIERIREVNDDDKADGFNPADYLPQSRFDTDRMMQELRGIVEQEISDAPLQRLVLAILDDHDADIREYPAASRNHHAYRSGFLEHVLSVTKTAVYLGHKYREYYSEMSPPLSIELIVAGAILHDIGKLIELSAEPHGADYTAPGRLIGHILLGRDMVRDYAKSTPDLNPDTLLRLEHIIVSHQNLPEWGSPVSPHTPEALLVHYADDIDAKFQMMAFALGEKLPEDAEFTSRQNPLRRAIFRGLNANHEEHS; encoded by the coding sequence GTGAATCGTTCGCTGTTTGGTGGAGGAGCGGAGGAGAGCGAAACCGCCGAAGCTCTGGTTAAGCTCTCGGATATTGCCGCCGGTAAGAAGGGCGAGTGCTTCGCTCTGTTATGCGATCGGCAGCGAGCCGAGACTCGTGATGGCAAGCCGTACTATCGCTGTCAGTTCCGTGATCTGAAGCGGACGGCGACCGCGATGATCTGGAGTGACTCAAGCTGGTTTGAAGTCTGCGATGAGTCGTGGGCTCCCGGCCAGTTCTTCCGTCTGCGGGTTCGCTACACCGAAAACCAGTACGGCCCGCAGATTGAGATTGAACGCATTCGCGAAGTGAACGACGACGACAAAGCCGACGGCTTCAACCCGGCCGATTATCTGCCGCAGTCCCGCTTCGACACCGACCGGATGATGCAGGAACTGCGCGGGATCGTGGAGCAGGAGATCAGCGATGCTCCACTGCAGCGCCTCGTGCTGGCCATTCTCGACGACCACGACGCCGACATCCGCGAATACCCGGCTGCCTCACGGAATCATCACGCGTACCGCTCCGGTTTTCTGGAGCATGTCCTTTCGGTGACGAAGACCGCGGTTTATCTCGGTCACAAGTATCGCGAGTACTACAGCGAGATGTCGCCGCCGCTGTCGATTGAACTGATCGTCGCCGGAGCGATTCTCCACGACATCGGCAAGCTGATCGAACTCTCGGCTGAGCCGCACGGAGCGGACTACACGGCTCCCGGTCGACTCATCGGTCACATTCTTCTCGGTCGCGATATGGTCCGCGATTACGCGAAGTCGACTCCCGATTTGAATCCGGACACGCTGCTGCGACTCGAGCACATCATCGTCTCGCATCAGAACCTGCCGGAATGGGGCTCGCCCGTCTCGCCGCACACACCCGAAGCCCTGCTCGTGCATTACGCCGATGACATCGACGCAAAGTTCCAGATGATGGCCTTCGCCCTCGGCGAGAAACTTCCTGAAGACGCCGAGTTCACGTCGCGACAGAATCCCCTCCGCCGGGCGATCTTCCGGGGGTTGAACGCGAATCATGAGGAGCACTCGTAG